The Malus domestica chromosome 06, GDT2T_hap1 genome has a segment encoding these proteins:
- the LOC103428195 gene encoding uncharacterized protein: MSLNCLSCQVRQRTSSSGDRDHASKEKAYRKLCCVNINIDRSWSGNLTSPPYEQIENSSIFVLEKKGKKGPGHRRLMTTGGVAYEGSTEPRLVRSSGMRRDWSFENLSLLRNEKKGRNS, translated from the coding sequence ATGAGCCTTAATTGCCTATCATGCCAGGTCCGGCAAAGAACAAGCTCCTCCGGCGACAGGGATCATGCGAGCAAGGAGAAAGCTTATCGGAAACTCTGTTGCGTAAACATCAATATCGACAGAAGCTGGTCCGGGAACTTAACTTCGCCACCTTACGAGCAGATTGAAAACTCATCTATCTTCGTgctggagaagaaggggaagaaggggCCCGGTCATCGCCGGCTTATGACTACAGGCGGAGTTGCATATGAAGGGAGCACTGAACCGCGCCTGGTCAGGAGCTCCGGAATGAGAAGGGATTGGAGCTTTGAGAATTTGTCGCTCCTCAGAAATGAGAAGAAAGGGAGAAACTCATAA